The following are encoded in a window of Sulfitobacter sp. S190 genomic DNA:
- a CDS encoding phosphopentomutase yields MARAFLVVMDSVGIGGAPDAHAFFNGTTPDTGANTLGHIAQACAAGQADTGRSGPLHLPHMAGLGLGAALEAASGMHIASLHAPVTGRWAAAVEVSPGKDTPSGHWELAGVPVPWDWGYFRDTQDSFPPDLKARVAQAAGTEGILGDCHAPGTAIIDRLGAEHLRSGWPICYTSVDSVFQIAAHEEAYGLDRLIQLCRDVAPDLHARNIGRVIARPFTGDAQSGFTRTQNRRDFAIAPPAPVLSNWVQDAGHACFAVGKIGDIFSMQGFDEVRKGSDAELMVHLADLVRDAPDGSLSFANFVEFDSLYGHRRDVAGYARALEWFDTEIGKILPQLRTGDMLVITADHGNDPTWVGTDHTRERVPVVVAGQGAGPLGPMQFKDVAGLVARHLNVPIPAATDTKEPKR; encoded by the coding sequence ATGGCGCGTGCATTTCTGGTGGTGATGGATTCGGTCGGGATTGGCGGCGCGCCCGATGCCCACGCGTTTTTCAACGGCACAACCCCCGACACGGGCGCCAATACGCTGGGCCACATCGCGCAGGCCTGTGCCGCGGGGCAGGCCGATACGGGCCGGTCCGGGCCGCTGCATCTGCCGCATATGGCCGGTCTGGGGCTGGGTGCCGCACTGGAGGCGGCCAGTGGGATGCACATCGCCAGCCTGCACGCGCCCGTCACGGGCCGCTGGGCCGCCGCGGTCGAGGTATCGCCGGGCAAGGACACGCCGTCGGGCCACTGGGAGCTGGCGGGTGTGCCGGTGCCGTGGGACTGGGGCTATTTCCGCGATACACAAGACAGCTTTCCGCCCGACCTGAAGGCGCGGGTCGCGCAGGCGGCGGGCACCGAGGGTATTTTGGGGGACTGTCACGCGCCCGGCACCGCCATCATCGACCGGCTGGGTGCAGAGCATCTGCGCAGCGGCTGGCCGATCTGCTACACGTCGGTCGACAGCGTGTTCCAGATTGCCGCCCACGAGGAGGCGTACGGGCTGGACCGGCTGATCCAGCTGTGCCGAGATGTGGCACCCGATCTGCACGCCCGCAACATCGGGCGGGTCATCGCGCGGCCCTTTACCGGCGACGCGCAGAGCGGATTCACCCGGACCCAGAACCGCCGTGATTTCGCGATCGCGCCGCCCGCGCCGGTGCTGAGCAACTGGGTGCAGGATGCGGGGCACGCGTGTTTTGCGGTGGGCAAGATCGGGGACATTTTTTCGATGCAGGGGTTCGACGAGGTCCGCAAGGGCAGCGATGCCGAGCTGATGGTGCATCTGGCCGATCTGGTGCGCGATGCGCCGGATGGCAGTCTGAGCTTTGCCAATTTCGTGGAGTTCGACAGCCTTTACGGGCACCGCCGCGATGTGGCCGGATATGCCCGCGCGCTGGAGTGGTTCGACACCGAGATCGGGAAGATACTGCCGCAGTTGCGCACAGGCGACATGCTGGTGATCACCGCCGATCATGGCAACGACCCCACGTGGGTGGGCACCGACCACACCCGCGAACGTGTGCCTGTTGTGGTGGCCGGGCAGGGGGCGGGGCCGCTGGGGCCTATGCAGTTTAAAGATGTGGCAGGGCTTGTGGCGCGGCACCTGAATGTGCCAATCCCTGCCGCGACAGACACAAAGGAGCCGAAGCGATGA
- the upp gene encoding uracil phosphoribosyltransferase — MSDQHLTVVDHPLVQHKLTIMRDRNTPTAVFRQLLREISQLLAYEVTRNLEMTTKSIETPMQQMDAPTLAGRKLALISILRAGNGLLDGMLELIPSARVGFVGLYRDEETLQPVQYYFKVPEAMEDRLVIAVDPMLATGNSSVAAIDLLKQSGAKNIRFLCLLAAPEGVARMKEAHPDVPIVTASVDAQLNDLGYIVPGLGDAGDRMFGTK; from the coding sequence ATGAGCGATCAACACCTGACGGTGGTGGACCACCCCCTTGTCCAGCACAAGCTGACCATCATGCGCGACCGCAACACCCCCACGGCCGTGTTTCGCCAGCTTCTGCGCGAGATCAGCCAGCTTCTGGCCTATGAGGTCACCCGCAATCTGGAGATGACGACCAAGTCCATCGAGACCCCCATGCAGCAGATGGATGCGCCGACACTGGCGGGCCGCAAGCTGGCGCTGATCAGCATTCTGCGGGCGGGAAACGGTCTGCTGGACGGGATGCTGGAGCTGATCCCGTCGGCGCGGGTGGGTTTTGTCGGGCTTTACCGCGACGAGGAAACGCTGCAGCCGGTGCAGTATTATTTCAAGGTGCCCGAGGCGATGGAGGACCGGTTGGTCATTGCCGTCGATCCGATGCTGGCCACGGGCAATTCGTCGGTCGCGGCGATTGATCTGCTCAAGCAATCGGGCGCCAAGAATATCCGGTTTCTGTGTCTGCTGGCGGCGCCCGAAGGGGTTGCCCGCATGAAAGAGGCCCATCCCGATGTGCCGATTGTCACCGCGTCCGTGGATGCCCAGCTGAACGATCTGGGCTATATCGTGCCGGGTCTGGGCGATGCAGGAGACCGGATGTTCGGCACGAAATAA
- a CDS encoding SPOR domain-containing protein, translating to MKLTRIISIAVILGSVGVGALQAQTRPGSVPAEFPPSSFKGKQYVDSKGCVFIRAGIDGNVSWIPRVTRQRTGVCGFKPTFAGQVAKPAAPEPVQSAAAAPEVITNPAPAAAAPAPRVTPKPAPTKVVHRAPAKPKVVRQVARAPAPVVEVPTTRSTPVRVVRTAKPATGTRVATACPNASALGQQYLRRGDLAVRCGPQSGAIVAPARGQAVAAQAPASRPATVRSAKAQPIRVSPNRRIVPRHVAIDRINTTNVAVPKGYKRVWEDDRLNPNRAEQSLAGHREMTLIWTSTVPRRLINQTNGRDVTASVPLVYPFLDYTRQQRELGQVTIVQRDGQTLKRVVRNAPAAKARKPVYSSRSKPAVAPKPRVQSKPVARVAPKAEAAATGFVQVGSFGDAAAAQRQAKKIRRMGLPVRIGKYTRNGQTTRLVIAGPFGGKAGANGAVQKLRRAGFTEAFAR from the coding sequence ATGAAACTTACCAGAATTATCAGTATCGCTGTCATTTTGGGGTCTGTTGGGGTCGGGGCGCTACAGGCGCAGACCCGTCCGGGGAGCGTTCCGGCCGAGTTCCCGCCCTCCAGCTTCAAGGGTAAGCAATACGTCGACAGCAAGGGCTGTGTCTTCATCCGCGCGGGCATTGACGGCAATGTGTCGTGGATCCCGCGCGTGACGCGCCAGCGTACCGGCGTGTGCGGCTTCAAGCCCACATTCGCGGGGCAGGTGGCCAAACCTGCGGCCCCCGAACCCGTACAGAGCGCGGCCGCAGCACCCGAGGTCATCACCAACCCCGCGCCCGCCGCCGCGGCACCGGCCCCGCGTGTGACCCCCAAACCCGCGCCAACGAAAGTGGTGCACCGCGCCCCTGCCAAGCCCAAGGTCGTGCGCCAGGTTGCCCGTGCGCCCGCCCCGGTGGTCGAAGTGCCAACGACCCGCAGCACCCCGGTCCGCGTTGTGCGCACGGCCAAGCCCGCGACCGGCACGCGTGTCGCGACCGCCTGTCCCAACGCTTCGGCGCTGGGCCAGCAGTATCTGCGCCGTGGCGATCTGGCGGTGCGCTGTGGTCCGCAGAGCGGTGCGATTGTCGCCCCCGCCCGCGGGCAGGCCGTGGCCGCGCAAGCCCCCGCATCACGGCCCGCCACCGTCCGCAGCGCCAAAGCGCAGCCCATCCGCGTGTCCCCCAACCGCCGCATCGTGCCGCGCCACGTGGCCATCGACCGCATCAACACCACCAATGTCGCTGTGCCCAAAGGCTACAAGCGGGTGTGGGAGGATGACCGCCTGAACCCGAACCGCGCCGAGCAGTCGCTGGCCGGGCACCGCGAGATGACGCTGATCTGGACCTCGACAGTGCCGCGCCGGTTGATCAACCAGACCAACGGTCGCGATGTGACCGCGTCGGTGCCGCTGGTGTATCCGTTCCTCGATTATACCCGCCAGCAGCGTGAGTTGGGGCAGGTGACCATCGTGCAGCGCGATGGTCAGACGCTCAAGCGGGTGGTGCGCAACGCGCCGGCTGCAAAGGCCCGCAAGCCGGTGTATTCGAGCCGGTCCAAGCCCGCGGTTGCGCCCAAGCCCCGGGTCCAGTCCAAGCCCGTGGCGCGTGTGGCCCCCAAGGCGGAGGCGGCCGCCACAGGTTTTGTGCAGGTCGGCAGCTTTGGGGATGCGGCCGCCGCGCAACGTCAGGCCAAGAAGATCCGCCGCATGGGGCTGCCGGTGCGCATCGGTAAATACACCCGCAACGGCCAGACCACGCGGTTGGTGATTGCCGGGCCTTTCGGCGGCAAGGCAGGGGCCAATGGCGCGGTCCAGAAGCTGCGCCGCGCGGGGTTCACGGAGGCGTTCGCCCGCTAG